In Fundulus heteroclitus isolate FHET01 chromosome 8, MU-UCD_Fhet_4.1, whole genome shotgun sequence, a genomic segment contains:
- the LOC110368487 gene encoding uncharacterized protein LOC110368487 encodes MFAKKTQSIIKCLGAEDDLIYNENLNERIELLSLVKITKTRLKKTIKYTFMDLTLVDLLEDATAGGIDPEALVNRDIEVLRDVSTFTRKNAGNPSSADSKKKNPTTEKNSSTAFTVKKDMVDLRKLRETCNNRKMNRTFNEIITKKTETLAFVYQVFYNHTTVTLQKKARVRSQLKALILEAKKWGKERTEFTVPVNTTFAFGLMEVTAESNKIEIPIRKTNIKRISRNPKPLTR; translated from the exons ATGTTTGCAAAAAAGACTCAATCGATTATCAAATGTTTAGGAGCTGAAGACGATCTCATCTATAATGAAAATCTGAATGAAAGAATTGAGTTGCTGTCTCTAGTTAAGATCACCAAAACTAGATTAAAGAAAACCATAAAGTACACGTTTATGGACCTAACTCTAGTTGATCTGTTGGAAGATGCAACTGCTGGTGGAATAGATCCTGAAG CTTTAGTGAACAGAGACATCGAGGTGCTGAGGGACGTCTCCACTTTTACCAGAAAAAATGCTGGTAACCCCAGTAGTGCtgattcaaagaaaaaaaacccgacAACTGAGAAGAACTCATCAACGGCCTTCACTGTGAAGAAAGACATGGTGGACTTAAGGAAACTGAGAGAAACCTGCAACAACAG AAAGATGAACAGGACATTCAACGAAATCATTACCAAGAAGACGGAGACGCTGGCTTTTGTTTATCAGGTCTTCTATAATCACACGACTGTCACTCTTCAAAAGAAAGCTCGAGTGAGATCTCAGTTAAAAGCCCTGATCCTGGAAGCCAAG AAATGGGGAAAGGAGAGGACTGAATTCACTGTGCCTGTAAACACCACCTTTGCTTTTGGACTCATGGAAGTAACTGCAGAGAGCAATAAGATCG
- the lmbrd2b gene encoding G-protein coupled receptor-associated protein LMBRD2B has protein sequence MSGAALGIEIVLVFFLALFLLHRYGDFKKQQRMVLFGTLLAWYLCFLIVFILPLDVSTTIYRQCILDHEDHGSGSTISPANHTTPNATVAPTKRSGAAPCYRPWSYIPEGIMPVFWRVVYWTSQFLTWLLLPFMQSYARSGGFSITGKIKTALIENAIYYGTYLLIFGSLLIYVAVHPELHLSWYGLQTIGITAANTWGLFLLVLLLGYGLVEIPRSYWNASRHGHLLMKTYFKASKLMTEKADAEENLEDVMEEVRKVSESIKYNHPLRKCIDTVLRKCPVDYQEKMGRNMDDYEDFDDKQNSYPTEKSLVKLHKQVIYAVQRQNRTRVQWQILLQQAIHLEDVAKNESSVGRQFVHSFPSCEPVGWVGRYLYTPTVEWYWECLLKCWFYRLLSVVLTLFSVAVVWSECTFFSTRPVLSLFAVFIQLAERDYNYLYIEMACFVTIFFLCTCVYSTVFRIRVFNYYYLASHHQTDAYSLQFSGMLFCRLTPPLCLNFLGLIHMDSAISHQEKLQTAYTSIMGSMRVLSFIANGFYIYYPMLIVILCIATYFSLGTRCLNLLGFQQFMDDSDMTSDLIDEGKELIRRERRKRQRMEDGESRRREWKERYGNQREDLAARNRTSHEMKETNYSESSRERQAKYSRSGVRAERDCMELLQDAEPLDFNADSLTDDPLEAEPGRHAGGRYLSMSSSRSRIFDDV, from the exons ATGAGCGGCGCGGCGCTCGGCATCGAGATCGTCCTGGTCTTCTTCCTGGCGCTGTTCCTGCTGCACCGCTACGGAGACTTCAAGAAGCAGCAGCGCATGGTTCTGTTCGGCACGCTGCTGGCCTGGTACCTGTGCTTCCTCATCGTCTTCATCCTACCGCTGGACGTCAGCACG ACCATCTACAGGCAGTGCATCCTGGACCATGAGGATCATGGTTCTGGTTCCACCATCAGCCCGGCCAACCACACCACCCCCAACGCCACGGTGGCTCCAACTAAAAG GAGCGGTGCGGCGCCGTGCTACAGGCCCTGGAGCTACATCCCTGAAGGCATCATGCCCGTGTTCTGGAGAGTGGTGTACTGGACCTCCCAGTTCCTCACCTG gctgctgctgcccttCATGCAGTCGTACGCGCGGTCCGGCGGGTTCTCCATCACCGGGAAGATCAAGACGGCGCTGATCGAGAACGCCATCTACTACGGAACCTACCTGCTGATCTTTGGGTCGCTGCTCATCTACGTGGCCGTCCACCCGGAGCTGCACCTCTCCTG GTACGGGCTGCAGACCATCGGCATCACGGCGGCCAACACCTGGGGCCTGTtcctgctggtgctgctgctgggctACGGTCTGGTGGAGATCCCTCGCTCCTACTGGAACGCCTCCCGCCACGGACACCTGCTCATGAAGACCTACTTCAAGGCGTCCAAGCTGATGACGGAGAAGGCCGACGCCGAGGAGAACCTGGAGGACGTGATGGAG GAGGTCCGCAAGGTCAGCGAGTCCATCAAGTACAACCATCCGCTGAGGAAATGCATCGACACCGTCCTGAGGAAG tgtcccGTAGACTACCAGGAGAAGATGGGCCGCAACATGGACGACTACGAGGACTTTGACGACAAGCAGAACTCCTACCCGACCGAGAAGAGCCTGGTGAAGCTGCACAAGCAG GTGATCTACGCGGTCCAGAGGCAGAACCGGACCCGGGTCCAGTGGCAGATTCTGCTGCAGCAGGCCATCCACCTGGAGGACGTGGCCAAGAACGAGAGCAGCGTGGGCCGCCAGTTCGTCCACAGCTTCCCGTCCTGCGAGCCGGTCGGCTGGGTCGGCCGGTACCTGTACACCCCGACCGTAG AGTGGTACTGGGAGTGTCTCCTGAAGTGCTGGTTCTACCGGCTGCTCTCTGTGGTTCTGACCCTGTTCAGCGTGGCCGTGGTCTGGTCCGAATGCACCTTCTTCAGCACCCGGCCGGTTCTGTCGCTCTTCGCCGTCTTCATCCAGCTGGCAGAGAGGGACTACAACTACCTCTACATCGAG ATGGCGTGCTTCGTCACCATCTTCTTCCTCTGCACCTGCGTCTACTCCACCGTCTTCCGTATCCGGGTCTTTAACTACTACTACCTGGCCTCCCACCATCAGACCGACGCCTACAGCCTGCAGTTCAGCGGCAT gctCTTCTGCCGCCTGACTCCTCCGCTGTGCCTGAACTTCCTGGGTCTGATCCACATGGACTCGGCCATCTCCCACCAGGAGAAGCTGCAGACGGCTTACACCTCG ATCATGGGCTCCATGCGGGTTCTGTCCTTCATCGCCAACGGGTTCTACATCTACTACCCCATGCTCATCGTCATCCTCTGCATCGCCACCTACTTCAg TCTGGGAACGCGCTGCCTGAACCTTCTGGGCTTCCAGCAGTTCATGGACGACAGCGACATGACCTCTGACCTGATCGACGAGGGAAAGGAGCTGATCCGGCGCG AGAGGAGGAAGCGGCAGAGGATGGAGGACGGAGAGAGCCGACGCAGA GAGTGGAAGGAACGTTACGGGAACCAGAGGGAGGACCTCGCTGCGAGGAACCGGACCAGCCATGAGATGAAGGAGACGAACTACTCcgagtccagcagagagagac AGGCTAAATACTCCCGCTCCGGGGTCCGGGCGGAGAGGGActgcatggagctgctgcaggatgcAGAACCGCTGGACTTCAACGCCGACTCGCTGACGGACGACCCGCTGGAGGCGGAGCCTGGCAG ACACGCAGGAGGACGTTATCTGTCCATGTCTTCGTCTCGGAGCCGAATATTTGATGACGTCTAG